GCTCATCCGGCCCGAACGCATATCGGCCAGTTTGATTTTCGCCTCCGCCGAGAGCAAGCGCATGACGATCTCGGACTTACTCATCTCCAGCGAGAAGATGACGCTCGGCAACTGGTTCTTGATCGAGCACGACCGCATGAAATCCAGCCCCAGTGTGGAGTTGTGCGTGGGCACCATTGACCGGCTCGCCAGGTACATGTGGCTGGCGTTGTCCACCTCCACGCACCGCACCGGGACGCTGGGGACCGGCCGCACATCGATAATGAACCGCGAGCTCGAGCGGGCGGTGCTCGCCGCGCCACGTCGTTCCTTGTGCAGTATCGCCTTACGGCTCAACCCGAAGACCTCGTCGTCGGTCGAGAAGTTGAGGGTGTACGCGGTCGACGAGCTCTCGGTCCGGCCCTTCACGACTTTCGTCGCGGTCTGGCACCGATAGCCCAGGCTCACAATCAATTCCGCTACATCGGCGGCCAACCGCATGTTCGTGACACTGAACTGAACTCCCCCACCGACGGTGACCGTGCCATCGGTGTCGAGTAGGCCGGCCAACACCGCCCGCCGCTGCGCTTCCGAAGCTCGCAGGTAGTCCTTCGGAATGTGCTTGTCGCCCAACACTCCGATCGCACGGAGTCGACCCTGCAGCGTCCCCGCCTCGTTGCGGCAGCTCTGGCATAGACGCAACCCGCACGACTTGCCACCACAGCGTTCACACGTGGGTGCCGGCACCGGCGCAGACACGAATCGCACTCGGCCGCCGCAGGAGCGCCCGCAGGTACGGACCTGACTGGTCTGAGGGACGAACTCTGCGCCGCATACCTCGCACGGCCGCGGCGCAATGGCCACAGGCGCGGGCAGCTTTAGCTGATACCGGTACGGAGCGCTGGTCGATGGGTGCGCCTCGACGCCTTCCCCCTCGATCCGCATCAGGATCTCGGGGTCCGCACTGGTGATCTGCGCGGAGGCGGTGGTGCCGTCACCCAACCACGCCCCCAACGTGTACGGGGGCACCAACAGCTCACGCGCCGACGCCTGCAGTGGTGCGGCGTTCATCACCGAGTGGTTCAGCCTGCGGTCGGCGGTCTGGCAGCGCAGCGTGGCTGCGATCTCTTGCGTCGTGCGTACCGCCGCCGACTCCGCCGATCTCCGCGACGCCCGCGTATCCGTCAACCACTGGTGTTCCGCGTCGGCGACGATCGTCGTGCCATCGGAGAACTCGACCTCGTAACAGGGCCGCCCCACCATGACGTCCGTCGCCGCGACGACCCGCGTCGGCCGTCCGTCCTCACCGATCAACTGATCGCCGACAGCGACCTCGCCCATCGTGGTCCAACCGTCCGGTGTCGGCAGCGGCGTATCCAACGCCAGCGCCTTCCCCATACCCGGCCGAGCCGCGATCACGATCATCTGCCCGGAATGCAGGCCGTTCGTCAACTCATCGAGCTCGGTGAAGCCCGTCGGCACACCGCGGGAGATGCCCCCTTGGGAGGCGATGGCGTCGATCTCGTCCATGGTGGGCTGCAGCAGGTTCTCCAGCACCACGAAGTCTTCGGAGGACCGGCGGTCCACCACGTCGTAGATCTCGGCCTGTGCGCGGTCCACGACATCGGCCACGTCCGCCCCGTCGGCGCCCGCGTACCCGTACTGCACAACACGGGTGCCCGCCTCCACGAGCCGGCGCAGCAACGCCTTCTCGGCCACGATGGTGGCGTAGAAGCCCGCGTTCGCCGCCGTCGGCACCGTCGAGATCAGGGTGTGTACGTACGGCGCCCCACCGATCCGGCGCAGCAACCCGCGCCGGTCCAACTCGGCGGCCACCGTCACTGCATCGGCTGGTTCGCCGCGCCCGTACAGGTCGAGGATCGCGTCGTAGACGTTCTGGTGCGCCGGCCGGTAGAAGTCGCCGGGACGAAGACGCTCGAGCACATCGGCGATCGCGTCCTTGCTGAGCAGCATGCCACCCAGCACCGCCTGCTCCGCGGCCGCGTCATGGGGAGGCTGGCGACCGAAGTCCTCACGGGGCGGCCCTTGATCCATATCCGGATGACCACGGTCGTCCACGACAGCCACAAGTCCCCCTATAGATCGAACACCAGTTCGCTTTCGCCGGCTGTGACTGTAGGGATCCCTACCGACAACTCCACGCGACGGCCAACGTTAGACGTTGCTGAGGGAGCCCGGGGATGGCCCTGTTCATGAACCTGTGGACGGACTGTGCATAGATCAGGACAGGCGTGTTGAGGCCTTGGGGAGAACCTGTGGATAGGCATTCGTTATATGGATATCACCGCAGATAC
Above is a window of Mycolicibacterium baixiangningiae DNA encoding:
- the dnaB gene encoding replicative DNA helicase; translated protein: MAVVDDRGHPDMDQGPPREDFGRQPPHDAAAEQAVLGGMLLSKDAIADVLERLRPGDFYRPAHQNVYDAILDLYGRGEPADAVTVAAELDRRGLLRRIGGAPYVHTLISTVPTAANAGFYATIVAEKALLRRLVEAGTRVVQYGYAGADGADVADVVDRAQAEIYDVVDRRSSEDFVVLENLLQPTMDEIDAIASQGGISRGVPTGFTELDELTNGLHSGQMIVIAARPGMGKALALDTPLPTPDGWTTMGEVAVGDQLIGEDGRPTRVVAATDVMVGRPCYEVEFSDGTTIVADAEHQWLTDTRASRRSAESAAVRTTQEIAATLRCQTADRRLNHSVMNAAPLQASARELLVPPYTLGAWLGDGTTASAQITSADPEILMRIEGEGVEAHPSTSAPYRYQLKLPAPVAIAPRPCEVCGAEFVPQTSQVRTCGRSCGGRVRFVSAPVPAPTCERCGGKSCGLRLCQSCRNEAGTLQGRLRAIGVLGDKHIPKDYLRASEAQRRAVLAGLLDTDGTVTVGGGVQFSVTNMRLAADVAELIVSLGYRCQTATKVVKGRTESSSTAYTLNFSTDDEVFGLSRKAILHKERRGAASTARSSSRFIIDVRPVPSVPVRCVEVDNASHMYLASRSMVPTHNSTLGLDFMRSCSIKNQLPSVIFSLEMSKSEIVMRLLSAEAKIKLADMRSGRMSDDDWTRLARRMSEISEAPLYIDDSPNLTMMEIRAKARRLHQKAGLRLIVIDYLQLMTSGKKVESRQQEVSEFSRNMKLLAKELEVPVIAMSQLNRGPEQRTDKKPMLSDLRESGAIEQDADMVILLHRPDAFERDDPRGGEADLIVAKHRNGPTKTITVAHQLHLSRFANMAHT